Part of the Xiphophorus couchianus chromosome 2, X_couchianus-1.0, whole genome shotgun sequence genome, ATGTAACACCAGGCatggaacatttaaaacagtagGGTCCATCATCAGTTCTATTTTTCATCTGGACTCTTGATGGCTGTAATGGGCTGGTGCCGAGAACAGAATGTAGCTCATGGGCACGCAGCACCAAATCAATTACTGACCTGATAGGTGTTCCATACAGTGCCACTCTGTACTTCTCCACTGCATGTTTACAGATAAGGTCAATCTGCTCTTGCTCAGACGGAGGGTTCCTCAGTCTTTTGAACTCACTGAGCATATGGGCTGAAAATGTTGGGAGAGGTTCTTCGGGGTGCTGGAAACTGTCCAAGATACCTCTCATAATATGCTCCTGGTTGTCAACAGGTAAGAATACGGTTCTGAAAAGTTCACAAAATTCAGTCCAAGTAGATACATGAGAGCTGAGAACACTAAACCACTTCCTTGGTCCCTTAGCTAGGAAATGTGGTAGTTCTCTGAGAATCTGAGTGTCTGTTAAGTCCAGTGAGGTCTTGTAAGCATTGACAGACTGCAGCCATTCCTCTGGATGAAGACCACCATCATTAGTGAACACAGTCGGTTCTAATTTTGCTTGGTGCAAAGCGGCAGCGAGGACTCTGGTAGTATTAATTAACTGCAGCGAATCCGAATGTGTCTGAGACGGAGCCCTCATGGACTGAGTGGGGTCAGGTGCTGAGTTGTATTGCTCTTTGTTTCTGGTACGTAGATTAGGCACATATGGAGTAGATGACGCCTGAGGGAAAGGTTGAGTAACCTGAGCACTTGGGACTTTAGGGACTGTTTTAGCTTGTTGAGTCCAACgctccaaaatatttttctggagATCCAAAGATTCATGTAGACATTGTTGAAGCATGTCCACCTCTTCTTTTAAACTTTGTACTTTATGTTCTAGGTCAGGGGTATTGTGTCTGGCAGTAGTGTGGTTTGGGAGCAACCTAAAGTCCAAATCATCACATAGATCAGTCAAGTCAGGATGAGTAGCCATAATGCACACTTATGTGAACCCAAGTCTGTATAATGCAAGTTATGCTggaataacttcagttttggtCACACAGAAATAATTCCAAGAATGTTAGTTATTAATTTTAGCAGTGTGAAAAGTTGAAACACATTTAGCCGTACACAGACATAAACTTAGAATTTCACATgggtagaattttttttttttttttttaagccaaacACCCTTAAAGATAGTTTCCAAATAGGAACCTTCAAACCAGTAAAATCAAAAGTCAGCAGTTAGGAACGCCtccaaattattgttttttgttgttgttttttttttttttcctccttcgtCTTTTTCAACCAGAAAAATTTATGCTGCTGAGTCCGACGAATAGCTTCCgtatatttgttttcatccGATCTCAGTCAGAGTTTACGACTTTCCTTTGTCCCCTCTTCTCTTATTTTGCTTTTCGAATACTCACGGCTTCAGTTAGCATCTTCTCAGATGAATTTGTCTTGCAGCTCTGATCCGGTTCAGAGCTGAGTCCAGTGAGAAAGTTCCGAAAGATcgttcaggaaaaaaaacaaagctggtgGCGCGGCTCAGCCGATGAGGGTTTTCCGCTTCACTCCGCTGTGCATACATGCACATTCAGAAATTATAAAGCATAATCCGTCTCACGTCCAGGCAGCGCAGTTGATCCAAAGTTGTCACGACGCAGGGTTTTAATAGGGAACCATATTATATACAGAGAACAGCTTTGAAGAATCCGCTCGTTGCCAAGGAAACGCTCTGTCTTCTGCGTCTGGGCTAGCCTGGTCCGTTCCCACGAGGTATGGCGGACATCCACTATTTTGCAAAGTACCTCCTCAATGTTTCAATCATCAGCTGGTAGAAGATACTGCCTTCTGAGGTCCAAGATAAAATGTTCGGGCGCCATTTGTAACGCTCGGGTTGtatttaagggaggagaggaggcggcagactCGTCTGGGCGATCAAAAACGCACagccacactggtactgggaatttccacagtgttgtcttttaataaactctcttcaccaaccttacaagcccggttgaacggctgctataataacaaacatgcaaattagcagagtccaaacaacccgtaacattactaagGAAAGCTAACCTGTtgtagcacgtttctcccacacTCTCTACAGAGAAACCGTGGCGCATACTTGTGACGTCACTAGCAACACTAGAgtgtcttaaagagacactacacaattacggctgttacagaGTGAAAACTGGAATCATTCAATTAGCTCTACATCTTTAAGagaatgaaaaattaataaaaaaataataaagactgtggtattctgatttagtaatgtaattttattagttgtgttaccacccccacgccactagaggcagtatgaggcccgaaaagatgcgactaaggagcagatttagaagtaaacagaaagctacagaatgtgttaaaaactgtgagctgcactgaagtaaataaaagagagaagttcaaatgcatgctgagagtgaaaatccttcctaaagatgaagatatatcacagatttcaaatgaaaataaaaacgggagaaACGGATAACATAGgtaatagcgcccccttcacttccggtcccgtttccaaataaggtctgagactgacagcggtccgtcccgcccttcctgtttgctgcagcgaggtccttCTCCGGGATTCTGTCCTGTTGCTAAAGTTTTGatcaataaatgtttcttttgttataAATCAGATGTGGAGTTCCTCAAGGCTCCGTCTGGAGCTGCGCCACCTGGCTCTCACTGTGGGTACTACAGTCTactgcagtgtttctcaaaccttttcagGCTGAGGAACACAAACAGCCACAGACCAGCTAACCTGAAATCGACCCCGCAATAACACATCTAAACatacactgaaaaaatataaagcCCCGTGTCAAATATAagagttttatgaacatttgggTTACGCAATATatagagaaactcaaaatacattttcaataattaCTGATCTTCATAATGACATCGTGGTTCGGCCGTTTGTAGCGGATCGACAGTCCTGATCGGGGTCAGGCTGAGGAATCTGATTCTGACCCAGTTGGCTTCCCGTAGGCGGTTACAGACAGTCTGAGGTTTGATGCGTCTGTTGTTCAGACCAATAGTCTCGTCAGCTGAGTGTCGCTGGTCTGAGCCGATCCTCAGACGGACGAGCCGATGTGGCCGTCTGGTGCTGAGCGGTCAGACGAGGATGAGGAGGATCTGCAGTCTGTTGGAAACCAACTCTTAAAGGGCCAACGGTCCGATAACGGCCCATTATCGGACCGTCGGTACGGCGTCCTGCATCCAACATGCCAACGGCTCCAACATAACATCTGAGGCTTTATGACTTCTGacataatgtgacattttggGGCCTTTTATTGTCCAGGCCAAGGATTGTCCAGctgttgctcattttgtctgACCACCCAGTGGACATGTCCCACAATGCACCGAGTAAAACAACAACTCACTGAGTAACGCTCACTGACAGGAAGTTGGATTAAATATTATACACAGTTCAAGAGAAATATTACTTTGgtacaataaaatgtcagcaaTGCTCATTTACAGTTGTTAACTCCACATGGCAACAACATCTGACATGAGGCCTTTAGATTTTTGTTCAGTGTATAAgtcaacctgaaatgaaaacattattcTCTTAGCTGGTGTGTTgctgtttggtaaatgtgaCGGCAGCCATGATCAGGTCCACTTCTACCGGTTCTGAAAGTGTCTGAGCTTCCTAATGAagtcatggaaataaaaatcaagttgTTCTTTACTGTTAtgtgcattaataacatttatgtCTATTTGTGATTTAGAAGCACAATTAAAGGAAAATAGACTTGAGTTGCtttagcagaaacaaaaaatcattttatatacaaaattaaatatacaaataataaatcCATTTCTATCaattgtattaatttaatttaatcatttttaattaaataaaaataataatagctgTCGACCTAAAAGCAGGCCATCATCGATTACAagccataaaaacaaagaacagttctgACCGCATAGAACCGTTCAAAGGAATCCATTCGCTAGTGAACGACAGCAGCTTCAGCTTCCTCTGCTCAGACAATATTCCTGGACCGGAACCGGATCCAGAGAAGCTAAAGACCACAGAACCACTCAGGAGTCTTCATCAGAGATCCATTAGGAACCGAAGGAGACGACAGATGACTCGGATCAGAACCGCATGTTCACGTGATTCTGAACGTGGCGACAGATTCAGAGAATTTAAGGAATCTGAGAAAATCCACACCAGCGCCCCAAACAGGAAGtgcatttttcctgttttcctcctCACGCTGCTGAGGCGACCCGGTTCTGTTGGCTCGTATGATCCGACATGTTTACAGCGGGCCAGAAATAAAGGGAGCAGAAGCTGCAGGACGCCAGCTGGTCGCTTAGCAACCAGCTGCTCAGAGAGGCCGCGTGTCTAGATAGCTGCATGTTCTGCAGGCGTCCCTTTCGGTTCTGTTGGGTCGGGTTCTGTCTGTCTTTCCCTCAGGTTCTGTTTTGCTCTACAGGTCCTCCTGTAGCCTCTGATGCTCCGCCCTCTTCTCCTCCCACGCATcgtgatgacatcatcatcaccacGCCCCCCTCCACACCCTCCTCACCTGATCCCCCCGACCCGACCCAAACCGACCTGGATCCCCAAGCCCAGCCGGATCCGAGCCTCAGCCCCCCTCTGGCCACGCCTACCTCTCATCTGGTTTCGCCCCTCACTACCTGGACCGGGCCGGACCCGGACCCGGTCACGCCGGCGGTCAGGACAGACGGCCCGCCCAGCATCTGTGACGGAGACTTTGACACGGTGACATTGCTGCGGGGCGAAATGTTCGTCTTCAAGGTGAGAGCCGACCCTAAAACCCGACCCGGCTTCTGGAACCTGAGCGGTAAGCTGTGGCTGTTTGCAGGGCCGCTGGTTCTGGCGGGTCTGGAGGAACCGGGTCCTGGAGAACTACCCCATGCCCATCTCCGTCTTTTGGAACGGCCTCCCTGACGACATCAACGCCGCCTATGAACGACACGACGGGAAATTTGTCTTCTTTAAAGGTAGAGACTTCCTGCTGCTTCCTTTCACCGACTCCTAGTAGAAAGGTTTCTCAACATGAGGAGAGGGACCCAGTGTGGCTCCGGTGTGTTGGGACTCCGAGGAgctgagctgcaggaggaaaacacGGAGTTAGAGTTTTCTCTGCTGCATTAACCgcagaaatgaacaaattaaaattacaataataaatttgcttaatggaaacacagcgatttaaaaaactcaagaaaaatGGGAATGGAGACGCTTTGGtcacgagtcacatgaccaGCAGCGACACGTCATCACTGGCAGAAACGGGCCGGTGGGCGGGGCCAGTAGGCGGGGCCCTTTATCCCTTTTTTCTGGCTGGCTGTAAGATCCTGTCTGTCCTCTGGTCCTCCAGGCGACAGGTTCTGGTTGTTCCGGGAGGCCGACGTTCTGCCCGGCTATCCTCAGCCGTTGCACCAGTACGGCCGAGGAATCCCCGTCCATCGGATCGACACCGCCATCTGGTGGGAGCCCAACGAGTTCACCTACTTCTTCAGCGGCGACAGGTACGCCCCGCGGCGCCCACAGACGCTCCTGCCGCCCTGAGTCATCAGCTGCTGCTTGTCTGCAGGTACTGGCGCTACAACGAGGAGACGCGCAGCGCCGACCGCGACTTCCCCAAACCCATCAGCAGGTGGGGCAAGATCCCGGCCTCACCCAGGGGAGCCTTCCTCAGCGACGACGGAGGtactgcttcctgtttgtaGCTCCGCCCTCAACCACCACAGAAGGAAGCTGGAAACCAGAACCCGTAGAGGAGCAGAGTCTGGTCAGAACGGTTCTGATTGGACTCCTTCAGGTCGGTTCTGACTGCAGAGCCGGACCCGACGAACGTTTGGGACTTGAGTCTCCTGGCCGTTGATAAACCAGGACCGCTGCTGGTTGTTGTGAACAGTGCCCCCTTGTGGCCCTGCCACCATCAGCAGCTGTTCACGCCACATTAGAAATCGAAAGgttaattagaaataatttactAAATGCCACAAAAACGTTTTGATGCTCGCTTGAGGTGGATGGAAACAGGTTTACTGACGTAGTCAAGTCTCCCAGTCCAGACCTCCAGCAGGAAGTTCcaacctctacttcctgtttattgcAGTCTTACGTAGCGTCAGCCTTTCTGTGTCACCTGGTTGATTCGTTCCCATGCAGCAGATGAAAAGACGTTTAattctcttcttctctgtttgcttttttaactgCGACATCCTGACGGCCCCGCGGCTCGTGGTTCtgatgttcttcttcttctgctgctgtccTCCAGCCTCCACCTACATCTACAAAGGCTCCAGTTACTGGAGGTTCGACAACCGCCGGACGGAGGCGGACCGCGGCTACCCCCGTTCCATCCTGAAGGACTTCATGGGCTGCGTTGGAGTCCCCGACCCGGACCCGGACCCGGACCCGGAAACCGAGCGGAACCCGGGGACGGAACCGGTCCGACCCCCGCGGCCGACCGAATCGGGCCGCGGGCCGGACCGGGAGCTCAGGCCCGGCAACACAGAAGACGACCCAGACCAGGAAGTGAACGTGGTGGTGACGGTGACCGACAGCGAGTCAAAGGTCATGACCCTGGTCATGGTGACGGCACCGCTGCTGCTCATTCTGTGcatcctggttctggtctacACCATCCTCCGGACTCTGCAGAACAAGGAGCCACCCCGGGCCCTGGTGCACTGCAAGCGCTCTCTGCAGGACTGGGTCTGACCTAGTCCACGGGCCGACTGGACCGCTGGTACCACCGGTACCACCGCCCTGATCCCTCACCACCACACTGTCACCCTCTGCCCTCCTTCTTCTATCTCagatttgtttaaaagtgtCGCAGCTCCAGTCTGCTCTCTGTGCCTTTGGCTGGACAATGAGGCTGCTGCTGGACGGCAGCCTCATCTGGACGCCTGCCTCATCTGGACGCCAGCAAGCTTCGGATCAGCTCCAGGCGGATCCGGCTGCAGCAGAAATGCAGACGAAGACATTAGAGCTCAGAGATCAGAGACACTGCAACCCGACACCACGGCGTCACTGAATACCAAACTCCTTATCTTGTTTATTCAACTCAAAACTCTGATTTTATCTGACAATCAATCAGGACGTGGAGAAGACCAGAAGGTtccacagcatcatgctgccaccaccatgctttagCCTGGAGGTGGAGAGTTCAGGCTGTTGGATTTTGAGCTCTTGGAGCTGTTCATAGCTGGGATGTTGTCGCAGATCCGAAACTGGCtgtaaacagaaccagaaccttccagTTCTGCTGCAGGACCTCTGGAacctgttgaggaaaaatgattatttttagtgcttaatacagttaatcttacggcatgtgtaaaaggtatattcaacactcttattttgaacaaatttctttattttgaacaggtttgtgttgagCATTCGGGATTGGGCCAGAtgagcaggcattcagacaaacaggggCCTCCCGCTGTGCGGCCAGAGCACacgaggccataaaattagcatttcctGCAGGGCAATAAATGGAGCTTGGGGGAGAGAGGCCTGTTCTGTTCACAGCAGATCGGAGGCCTGCCGGAGGCCAACATCTGGGGTGgtgtgaaatcttatctcatgtttttttctttgctcgaATGACCGTAGAATCACAGGGGATCAGGACGCAGCTGTTcgctcttttgttttaccagagaccagatggccctttgatctttgccgtaaattagggggagtttctaagtttctctgagtgtctaagggagtttccagttggtcaactaGAGGAACGCCTTAagtgcatatattaaaaaacaaagacacaccTTTAGTATAAGACTTTGTGCACAGCACtaaaaattcagagagctgccactattttgctttttttccatcggctctctccaaagacgcgtctttgttttgttttttgtctgtctttgtctgtataAAGTATAGAATACATATCTCTGTtactctgcagctttgttgattgattcatgcgttgctttgtatgggattaaactctgtgatctgtgacgtcaacgcgtagtgttgttgttttcccgGTGTAGAGCCCTGGAAATATGTTAAGAACGTGATAATGTTAAATTAgactactttattattttttatttcatagatttCTGTTATGATAATACCCCTTTAAGAAAGACACAATGCATGATGGGAGAAAAAAGTTCATGACCTGTGAATAGACGAGAAGACAGAAAACTACACACGCTGTATGCTGAAccgtggattttgttttaataaagttgcaCAAAAGCGAAgacttttgagtttttttagttctttttaagGGTGCAACATAAATTTTGGTGTTTCCGCCCGGttcagcaaatgttttctgcaatgagaagtgattttttttgtattaagaGGAACTACGTTTCGGCGGAGCAACGCGAACGTGCTAGTGGCTATGCTAAGTAGCTATGCGGCTAGCCAGACGACATCTACTGAAAACGAAAAACAACTAATGAAGAAACGAACATGAATCTTTCCAAGCGGTGAATCAACCAAAGACGAAGCATCATGGACAGTGAGTGGGAATCTCTATTTGCCGATATTGAGAAGAAGCTGGTTACTCTGTCACTGGATGAGCTAAAGGCCCTAAGTGAAGCGCTAGGCCTGCAGCTGAGTGAAGAGGTGAAGTCGTCATGTCGGttaataagaagaaaaatgctTATTCACTTGGAAAGCGAAGATGTCACTTCTTTAGAGGACAATGGATTATCAGTGTTGTTGACCACTAATGATTTGATAGATGACTTGAATAAGAAAAACGGATATGAGTGTTTTGTCAGGTGCTGCGTCAGAGCGCACCGCTGCTGAGCAACAAGTGGTCGGTGAGCAACCTCTGCTGGTACAAATCGGTACTACACCTTTAGTTTTACCACCGCAAATATCAAGCAGCTCACCAAGTTCTGAAAGAGAGTCATCGCAAGTCaaagatcaaataaatttgcatcCAATATACAGAAAGGATTTTCCAATTTTTGGACAAATCGGTGATGTGGGACAAAAGGATAAACTGAACTTCACTAGTCTTGAAAGACAAATGGAACGAGGACTAAAAAAAGGATACGATGAGGGAGACATCGTTGAAGCAGTGATCCAAGCCATTGCACCtgatgtgaaattaaaaagttatcTAGAGAGTAGGTCGGAATTATCCTTGAACTCTCTCAGGCAAGTGCTTAGGACACACTTCATAGAGAAAGATGCAACAGAACTCTATCATTCTTTGACGCGTGCAGTACAAGATCCCAGAGAAACTCCTGTTCAGTTTCTTATACGCACAATGGACCTTAGACAAAAAGTGTTGACTGCTTCTGATAGAGCCAAAGCTGGACTAAAATACAATCCTGAGCTCGTGCAGACACAATTTTTGCAAACTATTCTGACTGGATTACAAGATGATGCTGTAAGAGTGGACATTAAACCTTACTTGCAGGACGTAACTGTTAGTGATGAAATGCTTCTTGAGAAAATGAGCGCTGCCTACAGTGTTGAACTCGAAAGAAGGAATAAACTGTCGACCAGACAAAAGAGCATCAAAGTGGCCTCAGTTCAGGAAGAGGATaactgcaaaaatgaaaatggaagctcaaagaaaagcaaaaaccagACAGAAAAGCCAAACCCCATTGTGGAAAAGCTGGAAGCTAATAACAAAGTTATTTGTGAAGCTATCCAAAATCTTTCAACACAAGTTGCTAATTTGACTCAAGcaaaagtgaaaactgaagacaaaaacataagaaGTAAGCCATACTATCCAAGTGCTACCAGAAAGAGTCCCAGAAAATGTCGTCAATGTGAACAGTCAAACCCAGAAGGAAAATGTACAcactgttttaaatgtggaagCAGTGAACATTGGGCTGTTGGTTGTCGGAAAAAGAAAGACTCAATAGTTAATGTCAATAAAATCGAAGTACATATTGCAAATGTTATTGACAGTGTTGTTCCACAAAAGGATGTATCTTTGtcaaaaaaacaggaaaagacaGCAAAACTAATAGGACGCAAAAACCTTGTACAGTGCAACATTGGAGGTGTTCCAGTCACAGCTCTTTGGGACACGGGATCACAAGTGTGAATTGTGGATCTAAACTGGAAAAGAGAACATCTACCAGATGCCGAGGTTTGATCAGTGAAAGAGCTTCTTGAGGAAGGTATGTTAGATCTTTCTGCAGCAAATGGGACTGAGATACCTTATGAGGGTTGGGTAGGAGTTGAGTTTAGTCTTACAGAGAACAGAGACAGTGAGCTGTTAGTACCGTTTCTTGTAAGCTCTGAGCCAATTACCAAGCCAATAGTGGGTTTCAATGTCATAGAAGAACTTGCAAAGTCTAACATATCAACAGATAGGACTCTTCCCAACAAGTTTTTGCACAGTCTTGGGTCAGCATTAGACGTAggacacaaaaaagcaaaagcagtgTTCTCCGTGTTAAGTAAAGACAAATCTATGTCGGAGAGTCAAACAGTAAGGCTA contains:
- the LOC114137162 gene encoding matrix metalloproteinase-15-like, with product MDKVPSSSSSSSHQLRPERKMSIIIIMSVCLVPLVPLVSCSAETPDEENLNPEEWLHRFGYLSRSGLQMSGPLSAQILTRAVSDMQRVYGLAPTGRLDAATLAAMQRPRCTLPDRTPEAGVGGVGTRRFALTAQRWDKERLSFSILYRRIPPSLGLNRTSDAIRRAFGVWSRVTPLSFQERPAGGAADILLLFASGFHGDMSPFDGEGGSLAHAFYPGPGMGGDTHFDADEPWTLDAQNQEGIDLFLVAVHELGHALGLEHSENPAAIMAPFYQWSDAQNFSLHGDDIAGVQRMYGPPVASDAPPSSPPTHRDDIIITTPPSTPSSPDPPDPTQTDLDPQAQPDPSLSPPLATPTSHLVSPLTTWTGPDPDPVTPAVRTDGPPSICDGDFDTVTLLRGEMFVFKGRWFWRVWRNRVLENYPMPISVFWNGLPDDINAAYERHDGKFVFFKGDRFWLFREADVLPGYPQPLHQYGRGIPVHRIDTAIWWEPNEFTYFFSGDRYWRYNEETRSADRDFPKPISRWGKIPASPRGAFLSDDGASTYIYKGSSYWRFDNRRTEADRGYPRSILKDFMGCVGVPDPDPDPDPETERNPGTEPVRPPRPTESGRGPDRELRPGNTEDDPDQEVNVVVTVTDSESKVMTLVMVTAPLLLILCILVLVYTILRTLQNKEPPRALVHCKRSLQDWV